TCAATAACAAGATCAAACAAGCTTAGCATGAATGATGGGCAATGCCATGGATTGGAAAACTAACAGTTTTCCTGCTTTTCAACATACAGCTAGCATATCTGAAACAGATATCTAGTGCCTCAGTTTGGAAAAGCAGAATTGGAATACTGAACAGAAAAGACAATTGATCAATTGAAAACAAGGGCAAAGGCAATGAATCTTAAAGTTTGCCATCCTAGATTGTCTTTACACAAAGATAGAGAAGACTTACACTCGGCAGCGACTCTGGAGGTGGCACATTTACGGCTACCTGTCTGCACAAAAAAGACTGAAGCACATTATTGGCCGCCCAAAACTAGGTCAGCTTAAATGAAAAACTTACTTGCATATCTCGCATTTGTTTGAACCTCTTGTACGGAACCAAGTATCTATACATGTTCGGTGAGCTTTTGCAAGCCAACCTCTACAATGGCATCCAAGCTCTATCAAATCTTCTTCCATGTCCGCATTACAAACTCTGCAGAAAATAACATGCAGAACAAAAATAGTTACGAGCTCCATGGTTAGAAATACAACACATTCAATGGTTCTAGTAGTCCCCTTAAAATTAAAGGGCAGTCATTTAACAGCACTAAATCAAAGCTAAGCTGCATAATTGTGATAACCCAGTTGAGTATTGTACTCTACATTCCAAACTCTATTTGAAATGTATTCATAAAAGAAATGCTTAGAATGACTTTATAATGGGAATGGACCAATGTTGAACCCTGAAATGGAAATGGTAGAAAGAAAGCATCAGTTTGGTTCCCGGGAATTCCAATTCCCAAATACCAATTGATGGGATATTTGGTTTGGTTATGAAAAGTGCCCGTTTTGAGAAGATGAAGAATTGGGTAAGTTGTGATGCAGGAAGAGCAAAGGGTTGTACTTCGTAGGGCCCCAGAAGAGAGACACCAGACAAAAACAATATCAGAAACGAAAAGAAGTGGGAAAATTGATAGGACCTGCATTCATCGTGAGAGCTGGGAGTCCTAGAAAGGTGAGGTTTCTTGGGAGAGAGTTGGTCCCCATCAGAAACAACAACCTGAATGCGGGAGTCGCCATTGGAAACAAGGATGGTGGTGAGGGTGATATCCATATGATCCCCAGAAGCAACCTCACCCGATGAACCTTGGGCATCACCCTGTTCCAGTTCCTCCAGCTCCACACCATTCTTCTGCATTTGTCTTTCGGTCTCAGAACTAAAACGCTCCCCCTAAACCTCATTGGTTGTCCTCACTCCTCAGTGCCCAACTTGATGACTTCATATCCTACTCTCAAACGACAAACGTTCCGACCGTTCTCATTCATATTTATACAGTTTTTCCTACCCTTccttgctttttctccttccattttttcttttaaatttcttaattattatatggcttgacttttttttaataaatattttatgaagtATGTCaattatatgaataaatttattatttaaaattagtgaaaataaatataCGTTAAAATctatgaaaatgaatattagtgataaatttattaaataactttaatacaTAAAacgaaaaatagataataagtTTTatctaaataaactaaaaataatttaatttaaaatcaacttttaaGTTTTGTCAACTTCTCACTTAATGCCTTACCTAGTCTATATTTTTCGAAGATCGATTCCTTGAGAGACATACACAAAATCCTTTTAATTATCACATACTAAATTGaaccataaaattaaatttttacatgatttttttttcttttagttcatGAAAACTTGATAGTTTGAAGGTGCtctttgatttataaaattgtCCAACTTCTAAAAaagagataataataataattataatgtcTCATATCggataaagaaattttttttaatgttatgtaAATATAGACACCTCTTATCaatataaacatgttttaaagctTTAACACTCCTTTTAAATCTAAGGTGTGTGAGGGTTTATTCAATCCTATGAAAGGGgtatatagtttttaaaaccatgagaaccaaataaaatgaaattttagcaACC
This DNA window, taken from Vitis vinifera cultivar Pinot Noir 40024 chromosome 2, ASM3070453v1, encodes the following:
- the LOC100854506 gene encoding uncharacterized protein LOC100854506; the encoded protein is MQKNGVELEELEQGDAQGSSGEVASGDHMDITLTTILVSNGDSRIQVVVSDGDQLSPKKPHLSRTPSSHDECRVCNADMEEDLIELGCHCRGWLAKAHRTCIDTWFRTRGSNKCEICKQVAVNVPPPESLPSGGFRPVCVALTILIFGLLLDVLVSIVFGVSLL